Proteins co-encoded in one Phalacrocorax carbo chromosome 5, bPhaCar2.1, whole genome shotgun sequence genomic window:
- the FZD7 gene encoding frizzled-7, which yields MRAGGGGGGGAAAAGCPWLGLAALLAALLGTPAGAAAQQYQGEKGISVPDHGFCQPISIPLCTDIAYNQTILPNLLGHTNQEDAGLEVHQFYPLVKVQCSAELKFFLCSMYAPVCTVLEQAIPPCRSLCERARQGCEALMNKFGFQWPERLRCENFPVHGAGEICVGQNTSDAPPGPGGAAGRGATAHPTAGYLPDFLTPPQPPSGFSFSCPRQLKVPPYLGYRFLGERDCGAPCEPARPNGLMYFKEAEVRFARLWVGVWSVLCCASTLFTVLTYLVDMRRFSYPERPIIFLSGCYFMVAVAYAAGFLLEERVVCLERFSEDGYRTVAQGTKKEGCTILFMILYFFGMASSIWWVILSLTWFLAAGMKWGHEAIEANSQYFHLAAWAVPAVKTITILAMGQVDGDVLSGVCYVGIYSVDSLRGFVLAPLFVYLFIGTSFLLAGFVSLFRIRTIMKHDGTKTEKLEKLMVRIGVFSVLYTVPATIVLACYFYEQAFRGTWEKTWLLQTCKTYAVPCPSHFAPMSPDFTVFMIKYLMTMIVGITTGFWIWSGKTLQSWRRFYHRLSTGSKGETAV from the coding sequence CTGCCCCTGGCTGGGCCTGGCCGCGCTGCTGGCCGCCCTGCTGGGGACCCCCGCAGGCGCGGCGGCGCAGCAGTACCAGGGCGAGAAGGGCATCTCCGTGCCGGACCACGGCTTCTGCCAGCCCATCTCCATCCCGCTCTGCACGGATATCGCCTACAACCAGACCATCCTGCCCAACCTGCTGGGCCACACCAACCAGGAGGACGCGGGGCTGGAGGTGCACCAGTTCTACCCGCTGGTCAAGGTGCAGTGCTCGGCCGAGCTCAagttcttcctctgctccatgTACGCGCCGGTGTGCACCGTGTTGGAGCAGGCCATCCCGCCCTGCCGCTCCCTCTGCGAGCGGGCCCGCCAGGGCTGCGAGGCCCTCATGAACAAGTTCGGCTTCCAGTGGCCAGAGCGGCTCCGCTGCGAGAACTTCCCCGTCCACGGCGCGGGCGAGATCTGCGTGGGGCAGAACACCTCGGACGCCCCGCCGGGGCCTGGTGGAGCAGCGGGCCGGGGGGCCACTGCCCACCCCACGGCTGGCTACCTCCCTGACTTCCTcaccccgccgcagcccccctccggattctccttctcctgcccCCGGCAGCTCAAAGTGCCCCCTTACTTGGGCTACCGGTTCTTGGGGGAACGGGACTGCGGGGCCCCCTGTGAGCCAGCCCGGCCCAACGGGCTCATGTACTTCAAGGAGGCGGAGGTGCGATTTGCCCGGCTGTGGGTGGGCGTGTGGTCTGTGCTCTGCTGCGCCTCCACCCTCTTCACCGTGCTCACCTACCTGGTGGACATGCGCCGTTTCAGCTACCCAGAGCGCCCCATCATCTTCCTCTCCGGCTGCTACTTCATGGTGGCAGTGGCCTATGCGGCAGGTTTCTTGCTGGAGGAGCGGGTGGTGTGTCTGGAGCGCTTCTCTGAGGACGGCTACCGCACTGTGGCCCAAGGCACAAAGAAAGAAGGCTGCACCATCCTCTTCATGATCCTCTACTTCTTTGGCATGGCCAGCTCCATCTGGTGGGTCATCCTGTCCCTCACCTGGTTCCTGGCTGCCGGCATGAAGTGGGGCCACGAGGCCATCGAGGCCAACTCCCAGTATTTCCACCTGGCTGCCTGGGCTGTGCCTGCTGTCAAAACCATCACCATCTTGGCCATGGGGCAGGTGGACGGGGACGTACTCAGTGGGGTGTGTTATGTAGGTATCTACAGCGTGGACTCGCTGCGGGGCTTTGTGCTGGCACCCTTGTTTGTGTACCTGTTCATTGGCACTTCCTTCTTACTTGCTGGCTTTGTGTCCTTGTTTCGCATCCGCACCATCATGAAGCATGACGGCACCAAGACGGAGAAACTGGAGAAGCTGATGGTGCGCATCGGTGTCTTCAGTGTCCTCTACACAGTGCCTGCCACCATTGTTCTGGCATGTTACTTCTACGAGCAGGCCTTCCGTGGCACCTGGGAGAAGACATGGCTCCTCCAGACCTGCAAAACTTATGCCGTGCCCTGTCCCAGCCACTTTGCCCCTATGAGCCCAGACTTCACAGTCTTCATGATCAAGTACCTCATGACCATGATTGTTGGGATCACGACTGGCTTCTGGATCTGGTCTGGAAAAACCCTTCAGTCCTGGAGACGCTTCTACCACAGACTCAGCACTGGCAGCAAAGGCGAGACAGCAGTATGA